The genomic region ACTACTTTAGAATTTTCAACTCATTTGAAGATTCATATGTTGATGGCGCAGTAAAAGTTGGAACAGGAGCAGGTGACTTTAACGAGGGTTACCGTTATGTTGACTGGATCCTTACCGTACCTCTTCTTCTAGTTGAGGTAGTAGCAGTATTATCTCTTGCTAAGGCAGCGGCTTCTTCATTAATCAACCGCCTAGTACCAGCATCTGCTGCAATGATCGCACTTGGTTACCCAGGTGAGATTTCAACAGATAACAACACCAAGGTTCTATGGGGTGTTCTTTCAACAATACCTTTCCTATACATTCTTTACGTATTGTTCGTTGAGCTTTCAAAGTCTCTAGATCGTCAACCAGCAGGAGTTGCAGCAACCATTGGTCGCTTGCGCTTGCTTTTGATCGCAACATGGGGCGTTTACCCAATTTCATACCTACTACCAATTCTTGGTCAATCAGCAACAGATCCGGGCGCATTTGTTAATCGCCAGATCGGTTACACAATTGCCGACGTATTGGCGAAGTGCGTATTTGGTCTAACGATCCTAAAGATTGCAAGGATGAAATCCGTAGCAGAAGGCATGAAGGAAGATCACTAATCTTCTGATTTAATTAGAAAGCGGGGACAGATAATGGCCCCGCTTTTTTATGCCTTAGATTTACTTTATAAGTGGCTTATTAAGCTCTCTTGAATTGAACCTAACCAGAAATAGACCGCAAAAAGTGGTTTTTGTCGGTCACTATCTTTCATCTTTTCATACTCAGCAAAACTATCTGTTTTTATATCTAACCTAACCGCAAGGGCAAGGCGCAGATCATTAATTGCAATTAACCACTGAGTTGGATCAGTTACTGCAATATCTGCCTTAGGTAACTCATGATCTACTGGAAAAACCAGCTGCTTCCGTAAATACATTAGATGAGTTTGTTTTACTAGCCTAAGTGAACTCTCTGTGTATTTGCGAAACTCAGCAGCACTTTCTGGATCTGCATAAGCGTCTGGTAATAATCTGCGAAGAACAGGATCCTCTGGTTGTTCAATTCTAGATTCAAGATTTCCAATAGATGCAGCCATTAATTGCGCAAATGGATCATCAGATTGGTAATGGTGAGTGAAATTACGTTCTCCCAATAATTCAAGTAATTGTTCAACAAGATTAATTAATATATGTAGCTCATCATTGCTAAGTGCAACTGATAAATCACCTTCCTGCAAGGATCCCTTAAACTCGCCCATGATCATCTCTTTGTAATGTTGCCCAGAGCCCATGCTCATGTAGTTGTTGAACTGCCCGTTCCATCTCTTCTCTAGTGCCTGATGCAACGACTGCTTTTCCTTCAGTGTGGACCTGCATCATTAATTTATGGGCTTTCTCTTTTGAAAAGTTAAATAATTTAATAAAAACATAAGTCACATAATTCATTAAATTAACTGGATCATCCCAAACAATGGCTACCCAAAGATTGTCAAAAAACTTACTTAAATCTAACTTTTCATCCAATTGGGTCTGGGAGCTCATGGGTGAATTATCTAACTAAAATGGTTATCTCATCACTAATTGCGGCAGTATTTTTTTCACCCGCTGAGATTACTACTTGATATGTAGCAAGCCCGGTGGTTGCCGCCTTGATCTCAAAGGAGAAGCCGCCACTAGCATCGGTAATAAATTCACCAAGTGGTTTCATATTTTGCTTAACGACTAATTTGATACCAGCAACCTTAGGCAGGACTTGGCCAAAAACGGTATAGCTTGTGGCGACTTTGATTGAGGCTGGTAGGGATAAGGAAACATTTGGCACAACTGAGATCACTTTTTCAATAGTTTTTCCTTCAGTCCGCTCCCAACTACCTTCTGAAACTAATCTGATCTGACTTTTTTGGCCAAGGATGATTGGAAATGCAATCACTCCGGCTAAGTCAGTGACACCTGCAGATAATGTGCGCCAATTATTATCACTACTATTTTTTATCTCAAATCTGACATTAAGAGCTGGTACTGGGGTTTTATCTGGCAGCTTAAAAGTGCCAGTTAGGTTAAAAGTTGAGCCATAACCAATCTCTTCAAGATCTGTAGAAAGTGTTCCAATCACTTGATCGGGTGCAATAGATTTTGCGATATCTCTAATAGCAGTAATTGCTGCAGTATTTTCCATCCCAAAGGTCCAAACCGCTATTCCGCCTAGGCGGTATTTTCCAACTAAATTAGTTCTAGCAGCGTAGCTTCGCTCATCTGGATACCAAACAGTTCGAGAAGCTGTGCAGAAACTAGCTGAGTTAGTTGGATCTACATAGGTTTTCTTATAAGTAAAAGTTGATTCAGCATTTGTGGTGTTATAAGTAGGTAAAGCATTATTACTTGCAGCAAGATTTGGTGCTTCCCTCATTACAACTGCAGCTTTAGCGCCAACTACAACTGATGATGTGAAATCTTTTGGACAAACACCTTCAACTTTAGTTATCCAGTCTCTGCCATAACCTGGAATTCCTAAAAATACCTTTGATGCTGGCATTTGATTGATCGCATACTTAACGCCATCTTCTGTCCATGGCAGCGGCCCAATTGGACCTGGTGATGTAGTTGAGAAGTCATAAGCCATTATTCGGAGTCGATCAATTAATGGTCCTATTTCTGCCCATGAATAAATCCAATTTCCAGCACGTTTAGTTTCAGGTGCAAAATCTGGTGGTGTAGTAACTGATAAAAGTTTTCCTTGATCATGTAGAGCAGTTGAAAGCTCTTTAATAAATGCGATCCAATTTGGTTTCAGTGCTGCCCAACTTGATCTGCCATCTTGGGTATAAAAAGTTTCAAAATCTAAATCAATACCATCATAGTTATATTTAAGAACTAATGACTTAATTGTTTGCACAATATTACTTCTTGAAGTTGGGTTTGCTAGAAGATTTGCTAAAACGAACTTTTTATTATCATCAGTAATGGTTGGTAGTAGTAATACTCCATTTGCTTTTAATCTGGCGATTACCTGCTCTTTTGGTGTGGTGTACTTACCCAGGGCATACTTATCTTTTATAGAACTCTCACCAGTTAAGCCATACCAAAATGGTGAGATGTCTCTAATTAAATCTAAATTACCCTCAACAGTTGGCAGATTCCTTGCTAAAGAATAATCAGGTAGCCAGCCGGAGAGTATTTTTCTTGGTGGATTATTAGCATTTGCTGGTGAAAGAGTTGAGAGCAGAAAAGTGAGCGCAGTAGTAATTATTAATAATTTACGCGATCCCATGAATTTTAGGGTATCGGTTTTATCTGAGAATTTACTTTAAGCGCGCAAAAATTTCTTTACATGTTGGACAGATTGGAAACTTCTGCGGATCACGGTTTGGAATCCATTTCTTTCCACACAAAGCACGAACTGATTTACCAGTAACAGCAGATTCAGTGATCTTGTTCTTATCTACATAATGTGAGAATCGCTCATGATCACCATCTTCGGTGCTTGCGAGTGATTCCTTCTCAAGAACTCCACCTTTGCTTGATTTACCGCGTAAATCATCTAGGAAACCCATGGGTAAATCTTAATCAGATTTTATCGCCTACCATTTACCAATGAGTCAGCCGCTGAAGGACCTTCTACGCACCTCAGATCTTTCTGCATCAGATATTGAGTTGCTGCTAGGAACTGCCAGCAAGTTTGCCGATAAACCGCTTTGGGCTAAAAAAACATTAGCTAGAAAAACAGTTGCTATTTATATGACCAAGTCATCAACTCGAACCAGATTGGCCTCAGAAACTGCCGTAGCACATCTTGGTGGATCACCAATCTTCTTAAGAGGAGATGATCTACAAATTGGTAGAGGTGAAACCATCTCCGATACTGCAAAAATTATTTCAGGATTTTGTAGCGCTTTAATTGTAAGAACTTTTGCGCAATCAGATGTTGATGAGTTAGGTAAATACGCCACTATCCCAGTAATTAACGCACTTACAGATGATGATCATCCAACTCAATTACTTGCCGATTGGTTAACAATTAGGGAAAACTTTGGTAAAGATATAAAAAAACGTAAGTTTGTTTATATTGGAGATGGTAATAATGTTGCAAATGCTTGGTTAATTATGGGTGCCACAATGGGAGCACATATCGTGGTAGCAACTCCGGCTGGCAAATGGGCGCCAAAATCTTCAGTTGTTGATCAAGCAAATAAAATTGCCAAAAAATCTGGTGGCAAAATTGAAGTCATAACTGATCCAAAAGTTGCTGCACAAGATGCCAGTGTTATCTATACCGATGTTTGGATGTCTATGGGAGATTCAGAGGCAGATCGGGCTGAAAAAACTTCCGCTCTTTCATCCTTTGCAGTCACAAATGATTTAATGAGATTGACCACAAAAGATTCAATCTTTATGCACTGCCTACCAGCACATCGTGGTGAAGAGGTAGCTGCTGATGTAATAGATGGGCCAAAATCCGTAGTTTGGCGTCAGGCATTTCACCGCCGAACAACTATTCAAGCCCTGCTATACCATCTAACTAGAGGTGATTTAAAAGGTAATAAATAGGGTGAAGGTTAGGTAAAGTTAGCGAATGCGTATTGCCGTTCCAAGAGAAATTAAATCAGGTGAAAAACGTGTGGCGTTAGTCCCTGACATTATTTCCAAACTCACAAAAGCAGGTCTTGAAGTTGTTATTGAATCTGGCGCAGGAGTTGCTGCGCAATATTCAGATAAACAATTTAGTGATGCTGGTGCTCAGGTTAAATCAACTGATGTAATAGCAGATGCTGATGTAGTTCTATCTGTTCAGCCTTTAAATCCTGCGCAGATGAAAGCACTAAAAAAAGGTGCAATTACAATCTCTTTTTTATCCCCAACAGGCTCTGCTGATTCAATTGAGGCTGCCATTTCTGCCGGGGTTACTGCGATTTCACTTGAGATGGTGCCAAGAATTTCTAGAGCGCAATCAATGGATGCCCTTACCTCACAAGCATTATGTGCTGGCTATAAAGCATCTTTAGTTGCCGCTGAGTTATCACCAAAGTTTTTCCCACTACTTATGACTGCAGCTGGCACCATTACTCCAGCAAAAGTAGTTGTATTAGGAGCAGGAGTTGCAGGACTACAAGCAATTGCTACGGCTAAAAGATTAGGCGCAGTTGTATCAGCCTATGATGTTAGACCAGCCTCAGCTGATGAGGTTAAATCAATGGGTGCAAAATTTATTACTTTAGAACTTGAAGCATTAGAAGGTGCTGGTGGTTACGCCAGAGAAATGACTGAAGAGCGTGCTAATAAACAAAGGGAATTACTTACTCCTTATATTTCAGCAGCTGATGTTTTAATTACAACTGCAGCTGTACCAGGGCGAACTGCGCCACGATTAGTAACAGCTGCGATGATTTCTCATATGGCTCCTGGTTCAGTTGTAGTTGATTTAGCTGCCGAAAGTGGTGGAAACGTGGAAGGCTCAGTTGCTGGTGAAATTATTACTACCAGTGCTGGGGTAAGGATCTGGGGCGCAAAAGATGTGCCAAGCCAACTAGCATTTCATGCTTCAATGTTGTTTTCACGAAATGTAGTAAACCTTCTTCTGCTTATGACTAAATCAGTGGACGGTAAACCAACTGGTGTAATTGAACCTGATTTTTCAGATGAGATTATTGATTCTGCAACTCTGACGCATAACGGATTAAAAAGAGAGAAGGGTAAGTAATGGCCTCTGAATTAATGAGCAATGAAATTGCATTACTTGCAATCTTTTTATTATCTGTCTTCGTTGGATTTGAAGTAGTTTCAAAGGTATCAACAACCTTGCATACCCCACTTATGAGTGGTGCTAATGCAATTCATGGAGTTATTTTAGTTGGCGCGATTGTGGTGGCAGATCACGCAAAGACAAATCTTGAATTAGGACTAGCCCTGGCAGCCGTTATTCTGGCAACAATTAACATGGTGGGCGGCTTTGTTGTAACTGATCGAATGCTGCAAATGTTTAAAGGAAAGCCAAAGTCTAAGAAAGATTCAGGTGAAGGCAAATGAGCCGTAACCTCTATGACTTAATTGGCCTAGCAGCTGGTATCTGTTTCATTTTAGCTTTAAAAGGTTTGTCCTCACCAAAATCAGCGCGCAGGGGAAATCTAATTGGCGCAGTTGGCGCAACTGTTGCAACAGTAATTGTTTTCTTTTACGCCAATGAAGGTAAAGCATTAAATAATCAAACCTTAATTTTGGCTGCAATTGCTTTTGGTACCTTAGTCGGCGTTCCAGCTGCGCGTAAGGTGCAGATGACTCAGATGCCACAACTAGTAGCACTCTTTAATGGTGTTGGTGGTGGAGCAGCTGCTTTAGTAGCAATTGTTGAGTACTTAAAACTTGGAGATACAGCATCTACAGCAGTTGTTATAGCAACAGTATTTACCGTAATTGTGGGATGTGTATCTTTTTCTGGCTCAATTGTTACCTTCTTAAAATTACAAGAAATAATGACAACACGGCCAGTTATATTTCCACTGGGCCGACAAATAATCGCGCTAACCTTAATTGGCGTATTGGTAAGTGGTGGTTGGGTTATCTCAGCCGGTGGCACTACTCCACTATTAGTAAATGGCTTACTTTCATTATTATTTGGTGTTCTCTTTGTATTACCTGTAGGTGGAGCAGATGTTCCTATTGTTATCTCACTACTTAATGCATTTACTGGTTTAACAGTTGCCGCCTCTGGTTATGTTCTACAAACTACATTGTTGATTGTTGCTGGAACATTAGTTGGTGCCTCAGGCACAATTCTTACCAGATTAATGGCAGATGCCATGGGTAGATCTTTATTTGGAACTTTATTTGGCGCCTTTACCGCTAAAGCTCAAGCTAGTGTTGGTGAAACGGAAGCTCGCCCAATTAAATCTGGCTCACCTGATGATGTAGCAATACTTCTTAATTACGCCCAACGTGTTGTAATTGTGCCCGGTTTTGGATTAGCAGTTGCTCAAGCACAGCAAACGGTAAGAGAGTTAGCAGATTTATTAGCATCAAAAGGTGTTGAAGTTGCTTATGGAATTCACCCAGTTGCAGGTCGTATGCCAGGGCATATGAATGTTTTACTTGCCGAAGCAAATGTTCCATATGAACAATTAGTTGAGATGGAAGAGATTAATCCAACCTTTCCGCAAACAGATGTGGTCTTAGTTGTTGGCGCAAATGATGTAGTTAATCCTGCAGCAAAAACTACTCCTGGATGCCCGATTTATGGAATGCCGATTTTAGATGTTGCGCTAGCTGGAAATGTAATCTTCTTAAAGCGTTCAATGCGACCAGGCTTTGCTGGTATTGAAAATGAACTTTTATATGAGACAAAAACCACACTTTTATTTGGTGATGCAAAAGATTCACTAACAAAAGTAGTTAGTGCATTAAAAGCTTTATAGGAATAAATAAGTACTAATAGATGTTATATAGTTAATCAACTCAAAAAATAATGGAGATAATGTGCCAGCAATAACCGTTCGCGATATCACTGTTCTGCCACGGGTTGTTGCTGATGCTAATTTGCGTCCACGCCGGGTCAAAAGTATTACCACCGCACCTCAAGGTCATGAGGGTGAAGGATTTCCAGTAAGGCGAGCATTTGCTGGTGTTGATTTAGCAGATTTAGATCCATTTATTCACTTAGATCAAATGGGTGAGGTTGAGTACGCACCAGGTGAACCAAAAGGAACTTCTTGGCACCCACATCGTGGATTTGAAACTGTAACTTACATAATCGATGGCATCTTTGATCATTATGACAACCATGGTGGTGGTGGAACTATTTCTGATGGTGACACACAATGGATGACAGCTGGTGCAGGCATATTACATATTGAAACTCCACCAGAACATTTAGTTGTTAGTGGTGGTTTATTTCATGGTTTTCAGCTTTGGGTAAATCTACCTGCTGCGAAAAAATGGTCACCGCCCGCCTATCAAAATTTGCATGCTTCAGATGTTGCACTTTTATCTTCAGGTGATGGTGGCGCTCTTCTTAGAGTTATAGCCGGTGAGGTTGCAGGATTTAATGGTCCTGGAACTACTCAAAGCCCAATCACATTAGTTCATGCAACACTGCAACCAGGTTCTCAATTGCGCTTGCCATGGAATCCTGCATATAACGCACTTGCTTATGTGTTAAATGGCTTTGGAACTGTTGGAGATGAGAAACATCCAATTAAAACTGGCCAACTAGTTACCTACCGCGATGGTGATCTAATTGTTATTTCAGCAGATCTAAACCAAGAGTCTCGTGCACCAAGCATGGATGTATTAATTTTGGGCGGATTACCAATTAAAGAACCAGTGGCTTGGATGGGTCCATTTGTTATGAATACAAAAGCAGAAGTGTTAAAAGCATTTGATGATTTTCAAAAGGGTGTATTAGGTATTGTGCCACCTGATTGGAATAAGGCTAATCGTCCATTAAGTAGAGATGGTATTGGTTATAAACTAGGCTCAGATATTAAGGGTGTACATGGAACCCCTGATGAGCTTCAAGAAACTAATAATTAAGCGCTGAGTTAATTGCTGCAATTGCAGCATCGAAACCTTTATCCTCTTTACTATCAGTAAATCCAGCACGATCTCTAGCTTGTTTTAGGGTATTACACATCAAAACTCCAAAGCCAATCGGTTTACCTCGCGATAGTGAAACTTGCATGATGCCATTTGTGACACCCTCGCAAATGTAATCAAAATGTGGCGTATCCCCTTTTAATACCAGACCGAGCACAACAACAACATCAACTCCGGAATCAAATAGTTTTTGTGCCGCAAGTGGTAATTCGAACGAACCTGAAACCTCATGATAAGTAACCTTTTTAACTTTATTTGCCACCAAAGCTCTTTTTGCTCCATCAATTAGAGCGCTGCAAATTTCAGGATGCCAACTAGCGCTAACTACTGCAACTTTTAACTTAGACGCATCTAGTGGTTTTTGTTTAGGTGACTTACCAGCCATTAAATCTCTCCTAGCGTGTGATGAAACATATTCTTTTTTGTTTGCAGATACTTCTTATTCAAAGGATTAACACTACCTCTGATTGGAGTTTGTTTAACACTTATCTCATTATTTGCCAGAGCTGAAACCTTATCTGGATTATTAGTTAGTAACTCAACACTTTCTATACCTAAATTTTTTAGTATCTCAACCGCATCTTCCCAATTTCGCATATCTGGTTCATGCCCCAACATGACATTAGCTTCCACGGTATCTACGCCAGAATCTTGGAGTTTATAGGCACGAATTTTTTCTGCTAGTCCAATACCCCTACCTTCATGACCGCGTAAATAAATTACCAATCCACTTCCAGCTTTTTCGATTTCTGCCATTGAAAGTTTTAGTTGCTCACCACAATCACAGCGCTTTGAAGCAAATACATCTCCAGTTAAACATTCTGAATGAATTCTTACCAGTAACTTCTGCTTAGTTATTTCACCAAAAGATAAAATAGCATGGGTGTGACCCATAGAACCATGTGAACTTGTGATTTTCCATTCTCCATTTGAAAGCGGCAATTGACTCCACTCAAAAGTTAATTTTTTACTTTCAGTATTTGTAATTTTCGGTAGCGGAACATTAACTAAATCTGAGATGCTAACTATTGGTATTCCGTGATTCTCACTAAATGCTTTTAATTCAGCGCCCTTCATCATCGTGCCATCATCATTGACAAGTTCGGCAATTACTCCGACTAGCTGATGCCCTGTAAGCATAGAGAGCACAACAGCTGCCTCAGTATGGCCAAGTCTTGATTTCAGTAAGTTCTTATGGGCAACTAATGGAAATATGTGGCCAGGTCTAATCAAATCAATACTCTTAGTTGTTGGTGAAGCCAAGGAAACAATTGTGCTTGCTCGTTCACTAGCACTAATTCCAGTCGTTAGTCCCACTTTATAGTCCACAGATACTGTAAAAGCAGTGGATTTCTTATCTTGATTATTTGCAACCATTTGCGGAAGTTGTAATTCTCGCGCCCTATCTTCCGTAAGTGCTACACAAATAACCCCTGATGTATAGCGAATCATGAATGCAATTTTCTCCTGGTCAGCAAATTCAGCTGCCATTACTAAATCAGCCTCATTTTCTCTGCCTTCATGATCTGTGACAATTACCATTTTACCTTCACGATAATCAGCTAATATTTGTGTTAAATCTTTAGACATCTCTACTCTTACTCTGCATTAATCGTTCAACATGCTTAGCTAGTAGATCAACCTCAACATTTAGTACATCACCAATTTTCTTATCTGCAAAATTAGTTTTTTCAAGAGTTTTAGGTATTAGCCAGACTGAAATTAAATCTTGGGCTACTTCTCCTACTGTTAGCGATACTCCGTCTAGGCATATCGACCCTTGGGCAACAATGTATTTAAGGAGGTCTGGTGAAACTTTTATTTGGATTTGAGTCCAATCCTTAGTAACAAGAGTTTTAGTTACAACAGCCACCGCATCTACATGGCCTTGTACGAAGTGCCCTCCAAATCTATCTGAAGCCAACATGGCTAATTCTAGGTTCACTAAATCGCTATTACTTAACTTACCAAGTGAGGTTAATTCCAGGGTTTTAATCATCACATCTGCTTCAAAACTAACAGTGTTTATTTTAGTTGCAGTAAGACATACGCCATTTACTGCAATTGAATCTCCAATATTTAGCTTACTTAGTACTTGGCCACAAGCAATCTCAATTTGTGCAAAATCCGTAAATCTAGTTATTTCTTTAACTTTTCCAACTTCTTGAATGATTCCTGTAAACATTATTTTCTACCAATCAACGTAACGCGCAAATCATTTCCTATTTGAGTAAAACTGTGAATCTGATAGTCCATTCGCTCACTTAATGAAGAAATATCTAAATCACCAACAAAAGAACTTCCGCTACCTAAAATTGAAGGAGCAATGTAAGCCACTATCTCATCAATTAACCCAAGTTTTAGTAATGCAGTTGCTAACTTTGGGCCAGATTCAATTAAAACTTGATTAATTTCAAGATCTGATAGCAGCTTAATTAGATCAGAGGTTTCATGACTTTTAAGAAAATGTGTAGGGGCAGACTCATCATTTAACTTATGACTGACAGGAATTTCACTCTTACCCATAACTATGCGAAGTGGTTGTCGGCTACCAGGATTGTGAGAATTTAAAGATGGATTATCAACTAGAGCGGTTCCAGTACCAATTAAAACTGCATCTGCCTGGCTTCGTAACTTGGAAACCTCATCCCTTGATTCAGCACTAGTTATCCATTTTGAACTTCCGTCTAATGCTGCAATCTTGCCATCTAATGTCATAGCAATTTTCCATGTGAAATACGGGCGCCCTATTTTAATCTTTTGTAGCCAATGTCTATTAGTAAATTCAACCTTCTCAGTTAAAACTCCACTAGTCACATTTAGCCCTGCTTCACGTAATTTTTTTGAACCGCCTTGTGCAACAGAATTAGGATCTGTTATGGAATAAATTACATTCTTAATGCCAGATTTAATTATTAAATCTGAACAGGGCTCAGTTTTACCTTGATGATTACAAGGTTCTAAAGTAGTAAATAGAGTTGCGCCAGGTGGAATTACTTTTATCGAATTTATTGCTTTAGATTCTGCATGTGCTCCACCGTTGTGAAATTCTTCGGCAATAACATTGTTATTTGAATCTATAATAATGCAACCAACTATTGGGTTTGGTGCTGTAAAGCCCAAGCCAAGTTTTGAAAGGTCATCGGCGCGCGACATAAGCGCTGACTGATCCATTTAATCCCCCCAATAGATAATCGGGGTACGCAAAAGAAATGACGTAATGAAAGCACGCCACTTACATACATCTTCTCTCATCCGGACTTTAACCGTCGGTTCTGGAATTTCACCAAATCCACCGCTAACTGGATGCCAGCGGGTCGCAGACTTTAACTGCCGGTTCGGAATTACACCGACCCCGAAAATGTAGGTTTAGTCTACCAATAGATTTTTGCCTTACAAATGCCACTGAGCGTAGATTTAAACTAGTTATTACTCAATCTCTTTAATAAGTTTGAATTCAGATGAAGAAAGTTGACCTTGTGAAGCATACAAATCTAATTTTGCCCTAGTGTCTTCAATATCTAGGTTTCTCATAGTCAGTTGCCCAATTCGATCAGCTGGCCCGAAAGCAGCGTCTGCAGTTTTCTCCATTGATAACTTCTCCGGTGAGTAAGAAAGATTTGCACCCTTGGTATTAATTATTGAGTAATCATCGCCTCGACGTAATCTAATTGTTACTGAGCCAGTAATTGTTGAAGCAACCCAGCTAGTTAGTGACTGGCGAAGCATTAGCGCTTGCGGATCAAACCAACGGCCTTCATATAACAATCTTCCTAGTTTGCGTCCCTGCTCATGATAAGAAGCGATTGTGTCTTCATTGTGAATAGCACTAACTAATCTTTCATATGCAATAAATAGCAACGCCATTCCGGGTGCTTCATAAATACCACGGCTCTTTGCTTCAATAATTCGATTTTCAATCTGGTCACTCATGCCAAGGCCATGGCGGCCGCCTATCGCATTAGCCTCTTTTATTAAAGCAACTGGATCTTTAATAGCTTTTGCATTAATAGAAACTGGTCGACCCTGCATAAACTCAATAGTTACATCTTCGCTATCAATTTTAACCGACTGATCCCAAAACTTAACTCCCATAATTGGCTCAACTATTTCAATATGTGAATCTAAGTTCTCAAGAGATTTTGCCTCATGGGTAGCGCCTAAAATATTTGCATCAGTGCTGTATGCCTTCTCAGTTGAGTCACGGTAGGGCAATTTATGATCGGTAAGCCACTTTGACATCTCTTTGCGCCCACCTAACTCATTTACAAAGTCTTTATCAAGCCATGGTTTATATATCTTAAGTTTTGGATTAGCTAATAAGCCATAACGATAGAAGCGTTCTATGTCGTTACCTTTATAGGTTGAACCATCACCCCAAATTAAAACATTATCAGCAAGCATTGCTCTAACAAGTAATGTTCCAGTTACTGCTCTACCAAGAGGAGTGGTATTAAAGTAAGTTTTTCCGGCAGTTGTTATATGAAAAGCTCCGCAAGCAAGGGCTGCTAAACCTTCTTCAACAAGTGCGCTTTTGCAATCAACTAAACGAGCAATTTCTGCGCCATACTCTTTTGCTCGAGTTGGAACAGTTTCGATATTTTTTTCATCATATTGACCAAGATCTGCGGTATATGTGCAAGGTGTTGCACCTTTACTTTTCATCCACGCAACCGCAACTGAAGTATCAAGTCCGCCACTAAATGCAATGCCAACCTTCTGGCCAACTGGCAGGGAAGAGAGAACTTTAGACATGGCTACAGTCTAACCTTTTGCCTTAAAACCCCGCTTGGTTTTATTCAAAAGTGTAAATAGTTTCTTCACTAATACACAATTCCTCTAATTTTGCCAAGACCCTCTGACCTAGTAATCACCGAATCAGATATTGGTAGTATTTAAAGGTGAAACTTAGAAGCGTATTTGCGACCGAAA from Candidatus Nanopelagicus abundans harbors:
- a CDS encoding bacteriorhodopsin-like codes for the protein MNSIMLSADQFGIVYNVLSFGLVCMLATTIYTLVSQSRVLPKYRTALVMSSMVTFIAAYHYFRIFNSFEDSYVDGAVKVGTGAGDFNEGYRYVDWILTVPLLLVEVVAVLSLAKAAASSLINRLVPASAAMIALGYPGEISTDNNTKVLWGVLSTIPFLYILYVLFVELSKSLDRQPAGVAATIGRLRLLLIATWGVYPISYLLPILGQSATDPGAFVNRQIGYTIADVLAKCVFGLTILKIARMKSVAEGMKEDH
- a CDS encoding DUF2017 domain-containing protein; translation: MGEFKGSLQEGDLSVALSNDELHILINLVEQLLELLGERNFTHHYQSDDPFAQLMAASIGNLESRIEQPEDPVLRRLLPDAYADPESAAEFRKYTESSLRLVKQTHLMYLRKQLVFPVDHELPKADIAVTDPTQWLIAINDLRLALAVRLDIKTDSFAEYEKMKDSDRQKPLFAVYFWLGSIQESLISHL
- the clpS gene encoding ATP-dependent Clp protease adapter ClpS is translated as MSSQTQLDEKLDLSKFFDNLWVAIVWDDPVNLMNYVTYVFIKLFNFSKEKAHKLMMQVHTEGKAVVASGTREEMERAVQQLHEHGLWATLQRDDHGRV
- a CDS encoding glycosyl hydrolase family 18 protein, producing MGSRKLLIITTALTFLLSTLSPANANNPPRKILSGWLPDYSLARNLPTVEGNLDLIRDISPFWYGLTGESSIKDKYALGKYTTPKEQVIARLKANGVLLLPTITDDNKKFVLANLLANPTSRSNIVQTIKSLVLKYNYDGIDLDFETFYTQDGRSSWAALKPNWIAFIKELSTALHDQGKLLSVTTPPDFAPETKRAGNWIYSWAEIGPLIDRLRIMAYDFSTTSPGPIGPLPWTEDGVKYAINQMPASKVFLGIPGYGRDWITKVEGVCPKDFTSSVVVGAKAAVVMREAPNLAASNNALPTYNTTNAESTFTYKKTYVDPTNSASFCTASRTVWYPDERSYAARTNLVGKYRLGGIAVWTFGMENTAAITAIRDIAKSIAPDQVIGTLSTDLEEIGYGSTFNLTGTFKLPDKTPVPALNVRFEIKNSSDNNWRTLSAGVTDLAGVIAFPIILGQKSQIRLVSEGSWERTEGKTIEKVISVVPNVSLSLPASIKVATSYTVFGQVLPKVAGIKLVVKQNMKPLGEFITDASGGFSFEIKAATTGLATYQVVISAGEKNTAAISDEITILVR
- a CDS encoding DUF3039 domain-containing protein, whose product is MGFLDDLRGKSSKGGVLEKESLASTEDGDHERFSHYVDKNKITESAVTGKSVRALCGKKWIPNRDPQKFPICPTCKEIFARLK
- the argF gene encoding ornithine carbamoyltransferase; translated protein: MSQPLKDLLRTSDLSASDIELLLGTASKFADKPLWAKKTLARKTVAIYMTKSSTRTRLASETAVAHLGGSPIFLRGDDLQIGRGETISDTAKIISGFCSALIVRTFAQSDVDELGKYATIPVINALTDDDHPTQLLADWLTIRENFGKDIKKRKFVYIGDGNNVANAWLIMGATMGAHIVVATPAGKWAPKSSVVDQANKIAKKSGGKIEVITDPKVAAQDASVIYTDVWMSMGDSEADRAEKTSALSSFAVTNDLMRLTTKDSIFMHCLPAHRGEEVAADVIDGPKSVVWRQAFHRRTTIQALLYHLTRGDLKGNK
- a CDS encoding Re/Si-specific NAD(P)(+) transhydrogenase subunit alpha — protein: MRIAVPREIKSGEKRVALVPDIISKLTKAGLEVVIESGAGVAAQYSDKQFSDAGAQVKSTDVIADADVVLSVQPLNPAQMKALKKGAITISFLSPTGSADSIEAAISAGVTAISLEMVPRISRAQSMDALTSQALCAGYKASLVAAELSPKFFPLLMTAAGTITPAKVVVLGAGVAGLQAIATAKRLGAVVSAYDVRPASADEVKSMGAKFITLELEALEGAGGYAREMTEERANKQRELLTPYISAADVLITTAAVPGRTAPRLVTAAMISHMAPGSVVVDLAAESGGNVEGSVAGEIITTSAGVRIWGAKDVPSQLAFHASMLFSRNVVNLLLLMTKSVDGKPTGVIEPDFSDEIIDSATLTHNGLKREKGK
- a CDS encoding NAD(P) transhydrogenase subunit alpha, whose protein sequence is MASELMSNEIALLAIFLLSVFVGFEVVSKVSTTLHTPLMSGANAIHGVILVGAIVVADHAKTNLELGLALAAVILATINMVGGFVVTDRMLQMFKGKPKSKKDSGEGK